One Aegilops tauschii subsp. strangulata cultivar AL8/78 chromosome 2, Aet v6.0, whole genome shotgun sequence genomic window, gcaatgaggacaatcctcagttcacggacccagtccgcataattgctactatcaactttcaactaaattttctctaggaacatatcttaaacagtagaactaaagcgcaagctatgacataatttgcaaagactttttgactatgttcatgataatgaagttcatctgattatttaatgaactcccactcagatagacatccctctagtcatctaagtgatacatgatccgagtcaaactaggccgtgtccgatcatcacgtgagacggactagtcatcatcggtgaacatctccatgttgatcgtatctactatacgactcatgttcgacctttcggtctcttgtgttccgaggccatgtctgtacatgctaggctcgtcaagtcaacctaagtgtttcgcatgtgttccgaggccatgtctgtacatgctaggctcgtcaatacccgttgtattcgaacgttagaatctatcacacccgatcatcacgtggtgcttcgaaacaacgaaccttcgcaacggtgcacagttagggggaacacgtctcttgaaattttagtgagggatcatcttatttaagctaccgtcgttctaagcaaataagatgcataacatgataaacatcacatgcaatcaaatagtgacatgatatggccaatatcattttgctcctttgatctccatcttcggggcactatgatcatctttgtcaccggcatgacaccatgatctccatcattgtgtcttcatgaagttgtcacgccaacgattacttctacttctatggctaacgtgcttagcaataaagtaaagtaatttacatggcgttattcaatgacacgcaggtcatacaaaaaataaagacaactcctatggctcctgccggttgtcatactcatcgacatgcaagtcgtgattcctattacaagaatatgatcaatctcatacatcacatatatcattcatcacatcttttggccatatcacatcacatagcacatgctgcaaaaacaagttagacgtcctctaattgttgttgcaagtttttacgtggcttgtataggtttctagcaagaacgtttcttacctacgtaaaaccacaacgtgatatgccaatttctatttacccttcataaggacccttttcatcgaatccgtaccgactaaagtgggagagacagacacccgctagccaccttatgcaactggtgcatgtcagtcggtggaacctgtctcacgtaagcgtacgtgtaaggtcggtccgggccgcttcatcccacaatgccgcggaaacaagataagactagtagcggcaagaagaattggcaacatctacgcccacaactgctttgtgttctactcgtgcatagaaactacgcatagacctagctcacgatgccactgttagggaacgtagcagaaattcaaaattttctacgcatcacgaagatcaatctatggagtaatctagcaacgaggggaaggggagtgcatctacataccattgtagatcgcgatgcggaagcgttgcaagaacgcggatgaaggagtcgtactcgtagcgattcagatcgcggttgattccgatctaatggccgaaccacggcgcctccgcgttcaacacacgtgcagcccggtgacgtctcccacgccttgatccagcaaggagagagggagaggttggggaagactccgtccagcagcagcacgacggcgtggtggtggtggaggagcgtggcaatcctgcagggcttcgccaagcaccgcgggagaggaggaggaagaggggtagggctgcgccatgagggagatgcgttctcgtgtgtatggcagccccaaaaccccaatatatataggggagggggagggctgcgcccccatctagggttcccccccccaaggggtgcggccagccctagatggggcttggggcggccaagggggggagagagaggggggcgccccactagatgggccttaggcccatctgagcctagggtttcccccttcccccccttcctgcgccctgggcctcttgtgggggggcgcaccagcccacctggggctggtcccctcccacacttggcccacgcagccctctggggccggtggccccacctggtggacccgcgggaccctcccggtggtcccggtacattaccgatagcacccgaaacttttccggtgaccaaaacaggacttcccatatataaatctttacctccggaccattccggaactcctcgtgacgtcccggatctcatccgggactccgaacaacattcagtaaccacatacaaacttcctttataaccctagcgtcatcgaaccttaagtgtgtagaccctacgggttcgggaaccatgcagacatgaccgagacattcttcggccaataaccaacagcgggatctggatacccatattggctcccacaaggtccacgatgatctcatcggatgaaccacgatgtcggggattcaatcaatcccgtattcaattccctttgtctatcggtatgctacttgcccgagattcgatcgtcggtatcccgataccttgttcaatctcgttaccggcaagtctctttactcgttccgtaactcacatcatcccgtgatcaactccttggtcacattgtgcacattatgatgatgtcctaccgagtgggcccagagatacctctccgtttacacggagtgacaaatcccagtctcgattcgtgccaacccaacagacactttcggagatacctgtagtgcacctttatagccacccagttacgttgtgatgtttggtacacccaaagcattcctacggtatccgggagttgcacaatctcatggtctaaggaaatgatacttgacattagaaaagctctgagcaaacgaactacacgatcttgtgctaggcttaggattgggtcttgtccatcacatcattctcctaatgatgtgatcccgttatcaacgacatccaatgtccatggtcaggaaaccgtaaccatctattgatcaacgagctagtcaactagaggcttactagggacatggtgttgtctatgtatccacacatgtatctgagtttcctatcaatacaattctagcatggataataaacgattatcatgaacaaggaaatataataataacctatttattattgcctctagggcatatttccaacaggccccacccggtggacccccgggacccttccggtggtcccggtacaataccggtgacccccgaaactctcccggtggccgaaactggacttcctatatataaacctttacctccggaccattccggaactcctcgtgatgtccggcatctcatccgggactccgaacaactttcggttaaccgcatactaatatctctacaactctagcgtcaccgaaccttaagtgtgtagaccctacgggttcgggagacacgtagacatgaccgagacaactctccggtcaataaccaacagcgggatctggatacccatgttggctcccacatgttccacgatgatctcatcggatgaaccacgatgtcgaggattcaagcaatcctgtatacaattccctttgtcaatcggtacgttacttgcccgagattcgatcgtcggtatcccaatacctcgttcaatctcgttaccggcaagtcactttactcgttccgtaatgcatgatccgtGACTAACTAcctagtcacattgagctcattatggtgatgcattaccgagtgggcccagagatacctctccgtcatacggagtgacaaatcccagtctcgatccgtgccaacccaacagacactttcggagatacttgtagtgcacctttatagccacccagttacgttgtgacgtttggtacacccaaagcattcctacggtatccgggagttgcacaatctcatggtctaaggaaatgatacttgacattagaaaagctttagcaaacgaactacacgatctagtgctatgcttaggattgggtcttgtccatcacatcattctcctaatgatgtgatcccgttatcaatgacatccaatgtccatggtcaggaaaccgtaaccatctattgatcaacgagctagtcaactagaggctcactagggacatgttatggtctatgtgttcacacatgtattacgatttccggataacacaattatagcatgaacaatagacaattgtcatgaacaaggaaatataataataaccattttattattgcctctagggcatatttccaacaagggaATGTCGAACGGTTCAAGGCAAGGCTAGTGGCAAAAGGGTATACACAGAGAGAAGGCATTGATTATAAGCAAACCTTCTCTCCTGTGTCAACCAAGGATTCTTTTAGAATCATAATGGCATTAGTAGCTCATTACGACCTAGAACTACACCAAATGGATGTTAAAACGGCATTTCTGAATGGAGACTTAAAAGAAAACGTTTACATGGCTCAGCCAGAAGGCTTTGTTGTGGAAGGGAAGGAACATTTAGCATGTCGTCTAAAGAAATCAATTTATGGCTTGAAACAAGCTTCAAGAGAGTGGTACCTCAAGTTTGATAAAATTATCAAAACTTTTGGTTTCACCGAAAACGTTGTGGACAACTGCATATACGTTAAGTTTAAAGGCAGTAGGTTCACATTTTTAGTCCTATAGGTTGATGACATATTGTTGGCATGTAGCGATGAGGATACGCTGCATGAGACCAAGAATTTTCTGTCATCCAGTTTTGATATGAAAGATCTTGGTGAAGCCTCGTATGTCCTCGGCATCGAGATTCACCGAGATAGGTCCAAAGGAACGTTAGGACTATCTCAAAAGGCATACTTTGAGAGAGTACTGAAAAAATTCAATATGCATAAGTGCTCACCCTCACCTGCTCCTATAGTTAAGGGCGATAAGTTTGGGACATTTCAATGTCCGAGGAACCAGTATGAAACTGATCAGATGAAGTCGGTTCCTTATGCTTCAGCTGTCGGAAGTATCATGTATGCTCAAGTGTGTACACGCCCAGATTTGTGTTTTATAACCGGGATGCTTGGCAGATACCAATCAAATCCAGGACCGGACCACTGGAAGGCCGCAAAGAAAGTCTTGCGTTATTTGCAAGGAACTAAGGAATTCATGCTTACATATAAAAGAACTGATAACCTAGAAATTATTGGTTATTCAGACTCTGATTTTGCCGGGTGTGTGGATAGTAAGAGATCCACGTCAGGTTATATATTCACACTCGCGGGAGGAGCTATATCGTGGAAAAGCTCCAAACAAACGTTAACTGCTGGATCTACGATGCAAGCAGAATTTGTAGCATGTTATGAGGCCACCGGGCAGGCTGTATGGCTAAAGAATTTTATTCCCGGACTTAAAGTGGTTGACAGCATATCTAAACCAATTTTATTGTACTGCGATAATGAACCCGCAGTTTTCTATACGAGTAACAACAGGTCAAGTAGTGCTGCCAGACACATTGACATAAAGTATCGTGTTGTGAAAGATAGAATTCAGGATCAAACAATTGATGTTAAACATATAAGAACGAAGCATATGCTTGCGGATCCGCTAACAAAAGGCTTATCACCCAGTATTTTTCGTGAGCATGTTGCCGGCATGGGACTACTGGAAGCCTTATGATTCTGGAATAAGAGGACCATTAAAATAAACCACTCCCCAATTATCAAAATGTTTCCATTTCGAAATAGGCGGGTGTGCTATAAGTGTTGAGGTTCTATGGGGTTTCGAGCTGTTGTAACACCTCACTTTGATACATCATTCCTATGTAGAATGGGCAAATGAAGTTAAGCCTAACGAtcaagggggagaaaaatgttgGTTTTGATCTGACGGCTTAACAGGCAGTTAGATCTATTAGTCTAACAAAAAAAGGGAAAAGATAACGATAATGAAAAGGCCCCACGCACCAACGTACGTGGGTTTTTTATCCCAACTAaggcgccctgatcgggggcacCCAAACCAACTGATGGTTTAGGTCCCCTGTCGCCAGCGCTAGATAAAAGGGGGTACGGGAGAGGGTTGGCAGCCTGCGCGATCACAATTCTCGTACAGTTTCACTCCCCTCCTGATATTCTCTCACCCCATCCGATCAGGGGGAGCGCTGCAGCGACGGGAAGACCTACtccagccgccgctgccgtcccTGGGCAATCCCGGTGGCGTCCTGAAGAAATCAAGACGTCAAGGAGAACCTCTGCTTCCACTGCATCACCCCTGCATCACGCCTGCACCGAGCAGGCGATCATGTCCACTCCCGTGACATGTAAAGGATCCCTAAATCCTTCTCTGTTCATGTTGTGAGGTGATCTAGATGCAATTTGATCCTGCTAATGGCATCCCATAGATGCATAATTAATCCAACAAGAAAATCTACTGTACAATTCTCAAAGCAATGGTACTATTGTTAGGACAAAAAACTGTTTAATGCAGAGCCTCAGATAGTCGTTCTAAGTATTACAGGCACTTGTTAATTTTGTATGTGCCATATCAACTCTGATAGTTGCTCCAAAGGATTGATGCGGCGTTCAGAAACAGACCATTGAAAACAACAGAAAAGCTCACAGTTCATTCCGCAGTCAAGCCAAAACAAAACATGGACGATGTGCTTACCTGAGAGGAAGGGTTGCATCTCTTCTACAGCTTGCAAGGAGTGCCAAATACATTTGCAAATGAAAGGTTGATCCCCGTACAACTATACGATCTAAAATGAGAAGCAACGAGATTCAAATACTTGAACAAATGAAAGACTGATTCAGTACAGCTAGACGATCTAAACTGGGAAGCAACGAGTGTCAGATGCTTGAACAAATAGAAGACTTATTCAATGCAGCAACACGATCTAAACAGAGAAATCAAACAGATCAAATCAGTCAGTCTTAGAAAAGCAAAACACAATTCAACAGTGGAGCATTTCGTCAGGATTCAGAATCGAAGTGATTGCATTGATTGAACAGAACAAGGTATTACATAGCCTACTGAACCCCATGACAGAATACAACCGGCGCACGCCAAATCAGTAAATCTCATCTACGACAGCACATATCACAGAGCAAACGAGGAAGTTGCCCCACTACACGAATCTAGCCTCCGAAGCCGTAGAGGGTGCGGCCCTGTCGCTTGAGCGCGTAGACGACGTCCATGGCGGTGACGGTCTTGCGGCGGGCGTGCTCAGTGTAGGTGACAGCGTCGCGGATGACGTTCTCGAGGAAGATCTTGAGGacgccgcgggtctcctcgtaGATGAGGCCGGAGATGCGCTTCACGCCGCCCCTCCTCGCTAGCCTCCGGatcgccggcttggtgatgcccTGGATGTTGTCGCGGAGGACCTTCCGGTGGCGCTTGGCGCCGCCCTTGCCCAGCCCCTTGCCGCCCTTGCCGCGCCCGGACATCGTCGCTGGATTTGGGAGAAGAAGGGATTCGTGTGGATGCTGAAGCTTGGGATGGATTTGGGAATCGGAGGTGACGGCTTTATATGGGGCGGAGTTGGGAGGGAAGCCCCGAAATTTTGGGGAGTTGGAGGCGGGAGGTGTTTGATCTCTGCTGGGTCGATCCGTGGGATGTTGGAGTTCGGCCGTTGGATTGCGATCAGCGGGTGGGATGAGGTGGGAGGCGGGTGGTGCGGATCGGTGACGTGGCGGAGTTGTGGGCGTAAGTTTTTCTTAGAAAGAAATGTGGGCTGCTTGTGCTACAATGATTTGGGCCAGGCCGAGCGATAGTGTTGGTAGCCCATTTTTCAGCGATAATGTGGGCTGCTTGTGCTACAAAGATTTGTGCTAAGTCGTATTTTCCTAAAATTTAACCAAATTTCACAATATCAAATCAATATAtttagattcatcatgaaataTTTCAAGTTATATTTATTTTGTATTGTAGTTGTTGATATTTTTGTTATTATTTATGTGTATGTTACACACGATGGAAGGACAAAAATATACTTGTGCCAAAAAAAACCTACCCTCGTGTTAGGGTTTTTGCTCATGTCGAGGTGACTCGACGTTGAGACCCTGTCCGCCTCCGTCGTTCTTCCCATGTACTCCGCCTGGGTCGAGGACCGGTCCAGTAGCACCATGCAAAAGTCCACCATTCGTTGGCGACGGATCGGCGACCACCTCTTGGAAGCGAAGTTGAAGGAGTCTAAGCACGTCGCTAGTGCCCTCGCCGCACCAAGTGCCAAGGGCAAGAGTGCTCTGCAGCTGACAGTTACCGCCAGAAGGACGCGATGTGTCAGGCGGATGCAGCAGCCAAGCGGCTGCGCTGTGAGTCCGCATAGACGGACAAACATGGTTGATGCGACCCCTTAGTGGCTTTCCTCCTCCACGACAATGATGGCGGCGGTGGGAACGACGGAGGGGGTAATGACGGTGGTCTCGGAGGTCATGCCTACAAGATCACCGTCTGGTACCTCACTTGAGTTTAGTTTTTTTTAAATCGGCTTAGTCAAACTTTGTTAAATTTCTTCTTTTTGATATAAATATATCAAAATTTAACATTGTCCAGTTTGCATGAATGTTGACTGCCTTTTCGAATTGTCCATTCACCGCGATGACTGCCTTTTTGGATTGTCCATTCACCGCGGCCCCCGACGGACTCCCCACGCAAGCACCGACGTTATTTTGAC contains:
- the LOC109769628 gene encoding histone H4 is translated as MSGRGKGGKGLGKGGAKRHRKVLRDNIQGITKPAIRRLARRGGVKRISGLIYEETRGVLKIFLENVIRDAVTYTEHARRKTVTAMDVVYALKRQGRTLYGFGG